In the genome of Pseudomonas sp. HS6, one region contains:
- the zigA gene encoding zinc metallochaperone GTPase ZigA, translating into MSSPLPVTVLSGFLGAGKSTLLNYVLRNRDDLRVAVIVNDMSEINIDGSEVQRDVDLNRAEEKLVEMSNGCICCTLREDLLEEVAKLAREGRFDYLLIESTGISEPLPIAETFTFRDEQGQSLADIARLDTMVTVVDGLNFLPDFQAAESLASRGEILGEEDERSITDLLIEQIEFADVLLISKIDLISSSERDELMAILKRLNANAEILPMVMGEVPLEKILNTHRFDFDRAATAPGWLQELRGEHVPETEEYGIASTAYRARRPFHPQRFFDFIDRPWLNGKLLRSKGFFWLASKPTDAGSWSQAGGLMRHGFAGRWWRFVPKNQWPQDQESTAAIMESWTASVGDCRQELVFIGQNIDFAQLMSALDDCLLNDAEMALGVEGWRLLADPFGPWHDEAA; encoded by the coding sequence ATGTCTTCCCCGCTTCCCGTGACCGTTTTATCCGGCTTTCTTGGCGCCGGAAAAAGTACACTTTTGAATTACGTACTACGTAACAGAGACGATCTTCGTGTGGCGGTGATCGTCAATGATATGAGCGAAATCAACATTGATGGCAGCGAAGTTCAGCGTGATGTCGACCTGAACCGCGCAGAAGAAAAACTCGTAGAAATGAGCAACGGCTGTATCTGCTGTACGTTACGCGAAGACCTTCTGGAGGAGGTCGCCAAACTGGCGCGGGAAGGTCGCTTCGATTATCTGCTGATCGAATCCACCGGCATTTCCGAGCCACTGCCGATTGCCGAGACCTTCACCTTCCGCGACGAGCAGGGCCAAAGCCTCGCGGACATCGCTCGCCTCGACACCATGGTCACTGTAGTCGACGGCCTGAATTTCCTGCCTGATTTCCAGGCTGCCGAAAGCCTGGCCTCCCGTGGCGAAATTCTTGGAGAAGAAGATGAGCGTTCGATCACCGATCTGTTGATCGAACAGATCGAGTTCGCCGACGTTCTGTTGATCAGCAAGATCGATCTGATCAGCAGCAGCGAACGGGATGAGCTGATGGCGATCCTCAAGCGGCTGAACGCAAATGCCGAGATCCTCCCGATGGTGATGGGCGAAGTGCCGCTGGAGAAGATCCTCAACACCCACCGCTTCGACTTCGACAGGGCTGCAACGGCCCCGGGCTGGCTTCAGGAATTACGCGGTGAACATGTGCCGGAAACCGAGGAATACGGCATCGCGTCCACGGCTTACCGCGCGCGTCGACCCTTTCACCCTCAGCGTTTTTTCGACTTCATCGATCGGCCTTGGCTGAACGGCAAGTTGCTGCGCTCCAAAGGTTTCTTCTGGCTTGCGAGCAAGCCCACGGATGCCGGCAGTTGGTCGCAGGCCGGCGGCTTGATGCGCCACGGTTTCGCCGGGCGCTGGTGGCGTTTCGTGCCGAAGAATCAGTGGCCACAGGATCAGGAAAGCACCGCTGCGATCATGGAAAGCTGGACCGCCAGCGTAGGAGACTGCCGCCAAGAGCTGGTGTTTATCGGTCAGAACATCGATTTCGCACAACTCATGTCAGCCCTGGACGACTGTCTGCTGAACGATGCGGAGATGGCCCTCGGTGTCGAAGGCTGGCGATTGCTGGCCGATCCGTTCGGCCCCTGGCATGACGAGGCCGCGTGA
- a CDS encoding DUF3301 domain-containing protein, which produces MLTLENIFVLMLFAVAGAWLWHNHGLRERALERVKQHCVNVGVELLDGNVALKKIGFIKDASGRRRLARVYNFEFTVTGETRHNGTITQFGPHSAQIELAPYPAPFDDTPPVVEVVKPTAQVIELSQWRQEHTKWKP; this is translated from the coding sequence ATGTTGACCCTGGAAAACATTTTCGTGCTGATGCTGTTCGCCGTTGCTGGCGCCTGGCTATGGCACAACCACGGCCTGCGTGAACGGGCGCTGGAACGGGTCAAGCAGCATTGCGTCAATGTCGGCGTCGAACTGCTCGACGGCAACGTGGCGCTGAAGAAGATCGGCTTCATCAAGGATGCCAGCGGGCGTCGGCGTCTGGCCCGGGTCTACAACTTCGAATTCACCGTGACCGGCGAAACCCGTCACAACGGCACCATCACCCAGTTCGGCCCCCACAGCGCGCAAATCGAACTGGCGCCTTACCCGGCACCGTTCGACGACACCCCGCCGGTAGTGGAAGTGGTCAAGCCGACGGCGCAGGTCATCGAGCTCAGCCAGTGGCGCCAGGAACACACCAAGTGGAAGCCTTGA
- a CDS encoding glutamine synthetase has translation MKTALKCSLFGLVLLTFDTWAQIPGLATCTRSANLLACVDANGNAYSVNTAGKTIYLRGFEKIGQRYWAQTNSIYGQLTFFTGIASDGEAWVGYNRRVGWTTINRFSSSGGSTGKFICSRLTGC, from the coding sequence ATGAAAACTGCGCTGAAATGCTCACTCTTTGGTCTGGTTTTGCTGACGTTCGATACGTGGGCACAGATCCCTGGGCTCGCCACCTGTACGCGCAGCGCGAACCTGCTGGCGTGTGTCGATGCCAATGGCAATGCCTATAGCGTCAACACCGCCGGCAAGACGATTTACTTGCGGGGCTTCGAAAAAATTGGCCAGCGTTATTGGGCGCAAACCAACAGCATTTACGGGCAGCTGACGTTCTTCACAGGAATCGCTTCCGACGGCGAAGCCTGGGTTGGCTACAACCGCCGGGTGGGCTGGACGACGATCAACCGCTTCTCCAGCTCCGGCGGAAGCACCGGGAAGTTCATCTGCAGCCGACTTACAGGCTGCTAG
- a CDS encoding cation:proton antiporter translates to MHAISFIQDLAVIMLVAGVVTVLFHRFKQPVVLGYIVAGFIIGPHTPPFGLIHDEETIKTLAELGVIFLMFCLGLEFSLRKLFKVGATAFIAAFLEIILMIWIGYEIGRWFDWNTMDSLFLGAILAISSTTIIVKALNDLKMKNERFAQLIFGVLIVEDILGIGIIALLSSIAVSGTVSSGEVFSTVGKLSLFMIVALVIGILLVPRLLAYVAKFESNEMLLITVLGLCFGFCLLVVKLEYSMVLGAFLIGAIMAESRQLLKIERLIEPVRDLFSAIFFVAIGLMLDPMILLQYAWPIAVITVAVVLGKMLSCGLGAFIAGNDGRTSLRVGMGLSQIGEFSFIIAALGMTLQVTSNFLYPVAVAVSVITTLLTPYLIRAADPLSIKLSAAMPQRLGRVFGMYGEWLRSIQPQGEGAMLASMIRRILLQVGVNLALVIAIFFAGAFFATRLSTWLEDWISDPSWQKALIWGGALLLSLPFLIAAYRKLKALSMLLAEMGVKPEMAGRHTQRVRRVIAEVIPIISLLVIFLLLAALSASILPTNKLLVLVAVVAAAVAALLWRWFIRVHTRMQVALLETLDNHKESSGH, encoded by the coding sequence ATGCATGCCATCAGCTTTATTCAGGATCTGGCAGTGATCATGCTGGTCGCAGGCGTGGTGACCGTGCTGTTCCACCGTTTCAAGCAGCCAGTGGTGCTCGGCTACATCGTAGCCGGCTTCATCATTGGCCCGCACACGCCGCCGTTCGGCCTGATCCACGACGAAGAAACCATCAAGACCCTCGCCGAGCTGGGGGTGATTTTCCTGATGTTCTGCCTGGGCCTCGAGTTCAGCCTGCGCAAGCTGTTCAAGGTTGGCGCCACGGCGTTTATCGCGGCGTTCCTGGAAATCATCCTGATGATCTGGATCGGCTACGAAATCGGCCGCTGGTTCGACTGGAACACCATGGATTCGCTGTTCCTCGGCGCGATACTGGCGATTTCCTCGACCACCATCATCGTCAAGGCGCTCAACGACCTGAAGATGAAGAACGAGCGCTTCGCCCAGTTGATCTTCGGCGTGTTGATCGTCGAAGACATTCTTGGCATCGGCATCATCGCCTTACTGTCGAGCATCGCCGTCAGCGGTACGGTCAGTTCAGGTGAAGTGTTTTCCACCGTCGGCAAACTCTCGCTGTTCATGATCGTCGCCCTGGTCATCGGCATTCTGCTGGTGCCGCGATTGCTGGCCTATGTGGCGAAGTTCGAAAGCAACGAGATGCTGCTGATTACGGTGCTCGGGCTGTGCTTCGGCTTCTGCCTGTTGGTGGTCAAACTTGAGTACAGCATGGTGCTTGGCGCGTTCCTGATCGGCGCGATCATGGCCGAGTCGCGGCAATTGCTGAAGATCGAGCGCCTGATCGAACCGGTTCGCGACCTGTTCAGCGCGATCTTCTTCGTCGCCATTGGCCTGATGCTCGATCCGATGATCCTTCTCCAATACGCGTGGCCGATTGCGGTGATCACCGTCGCCGTGGTGCTGGGCAAGATGTTGTCCTGCGGCCTCGGTGCATTTATCGCCGGCAATGACGGACGCACCTCACTGCGGGTCGGGATGGGCCTTTCGCAGATTGGCGAATTCTCCTTCATCATCGCCGCGCTGGGCATGACGCTGCAGGTGACCAGCAACTTTCTCTACCCGGTCGCCGTGGCGGTCTCGGTCATCACCACGTTGCTGACGCCGTACCTGATCCGCGCTGCCGATCCGCTGTCGATCAAGCTGTCTGCTGCCATGCCGCAGCGTCTCGGGCGGGTGTTCGGGATGTACGGCGAATGGCTGCGCAGCATCCAGCCCCAAGGCGAGGGCGCGATGCTGGCGTCGATGATCCGGCGGATTCTGTTGCAGGTCGGGGTCAATCTGGCACTGGTGATCGCGATCTTCTTTGCCGGCGCGTTCTTTGCCACGCGTCTCTCGACTTGGCTGGAAGATTGGATCAGCGACCCGAGCTGGCAGAAGGCGTTGATCTGGGGCGGGGCATTACTGCTGTCGCTACCGTTCCTGATCGCGGCCTATCGCAAGCTCAAGGCGCTGTCGATGCTGCTGGCCGAGATGGGCGTGAAGCCGGAGATGGCCGGGCGTCACACACAGCGAGTGCGCCGGGTGATCGCCGAAGTGATCCCGATTATCTCGCTGCTGGTGATTTTCCTGCTACTGGCAGCCTTGTCGGCCAGTATCTTGCCGACCAACAAGCTGCTTGTACTGGTCGCCGTGGTCGCGGCCGCCGTGGCGGCGCTACTCTGGCGCTGGTTCATCCGGGTGCACACGCGGATGCAGGTAGCCTTGCTGGAAACCCTCGACAACCACAAGGAGTCGTCGGGGCATTGA
- a CDS encoding Tim44 domain-containing protein, which translates to MKRFLSIAMALCIGLTMSLDANAKRFGGGKSAGAAPTHQTSQMAPSSPGMGGAAATAGAAGAAGAAAKAGGASKWLGPLAGIAAGGLLASMFMGGGFQGMQIFDILIMAVIAFVIFRFIAARRRKQQEQFAPAGAPMQREVFEQKPAAMGSIFGGSAAPAAARPVINAPAWFNEQRFIEAARSHFQSLQQHWDANEMDKIAEFVTPQMLEFLKRERADLGDAFQSTYIDNLQVQLDGVDDRADKTIATLTFTGVSKTSRFDQGEVFSESWNMERPQGDNQPWLVAGIRQNG; encoded by the coding sequence ATGAAACGTTTTCTTAGCATCGCCATGGCGTTGTGCATCGGCCTGACGATGAGCCTCGACGCCAACGCCAAGCGCTTTGGTGGTGGCAAAAGCGCCGGTGCTGCGCCGACGCACCAGACCAGCCAGATGGCTCCTTCTTCTCCAGGCATGGGCGGCGCTGCTGCGACCGCTGGTGCTGCCGGTGCCGCGGGCGCTGCTGCCAAGGCTGGCGGCGCTTCCAAATGGCTCGGCCCTCTGGCCGGTATCGCCGCCGGTGGCCTGCTCGCTTCCATGTTCATGGGCGGCGGCTTCCAGGGCATGCAGATCTTCGACATCCTGATCATGGCCGTGATCGCGTTCGTGATCTTCCGCTTCATCGCCGCTCGTCGCCGCAAGCAGCAGGAGCAATTCGCTCCGGCCGGCGCGCCGATGCAGCGTGAAGTGTTCGAGCAGAAGCCTGCCGCCATGGGTTCGATCTTCGGTGGCTCGGCCGCTCCGGCTGCCGCCCGTCCGGTGATCAACGCACCGGCCTGGTTCAACGAACAGCGCTTTATTGAAGCCGCCCGCAGCCACTTCCAGTCGCTGCAGCAGCACTGGGACGCTAACGAAATGGACAAGATCGCCGAGTTCGTGACCCCGCAAATGCTTGAGTTCCTCAAGCGTGAACGTGCGGATCTGGGCGATGCCTTCCAGTCCACCTACATCGACAACCTCCAGGTACAACTGGATGGCGTGGATGATCGTGCGGACAAGACCATCGCGACCCTGACCTTCACCGGCGTGTCGAAAACCTCGCGTTTCGACCAGGGCGAAGTGTTCAGCGAAAGCTGGAACATGGAACGGCCGCAGGGCGACAACCAGCCTTGGCTGGTCGCCGGTATCCGTCAGAACGGCTGA
- a CDS encoding NADH:ubiquinone oxidoreductase has translation MRWMGWSLLLALVSGEALAQACVVHSQAERLDVKVCQQNRNIPEKLFNDGFCQPTLAGQKVDVQYVDQCPTGAFGVCSNAQVANMPYRQDIHYYGVATDAAYLKPYCESQSQGNWLKP, from the coding sequence ATGCGGTGGATGGGATGGTCGTTGCTGTTGGCATTGGTGTCGGGCGAGGCGCTGGCCCAGGCTTGTGTGGTGCACAGCCAGGCGGAACGCCTCGACGTGAAGGTCTGCCAGCAGAACCGCAACATCCCGGAGAAACTGTTCAATGACGGCTTCTGCCAACCCACGCTGGCGGGGCAAAAAGTCGACGTGCAATACGTCGATCAGTGCCCAACCGGGGCTTTTGGCGTATGCAGCAATGCGCAAGTCGCCAATATGCCTTATCGCCAGGATATCCACTATTACGGCGTGGCCACCGATGCGGCCTATTTGAAGCCGTACTGCGAAAGCCAGAGCCAGGGCAACTGGCTCAAACCGTGA
- a CDS encoding N-acetylmuramoyl-L-alanine amidase, whose product MHRRHLLNLMLASAALAFPFSVSATQIRNARLWRSDDKLRLVFDLSGPVSYKTFMLSAPDRLIIDLSGASLSGDFSQLALSETVIRSIRSGHFGKGDTRIVLDLSGPVRLNTFLLAPQDGQGHRLVLDLLNDSKVATPSVPRETPGKTNHPKRDIIVVVDPGHGGKDPGAVGAKGEREKDVVLSISQLLARRLRREKGFDVKLVRNDDFFVPLRKRVDIARQHKADMFISVHADAAPRLTASGASVYCLSEGGATSATARFMAQRENGADLLGATSLLNLKDKDPMLAGVILDMSMNATIAASLQLGSTVLGSLAGITTLHQKRVEQAGFAVLKSPDVPSILVETGFISNARDSQRLVTARHQQAVADGLFEGLQRYFQKNPPADSYIAWQQEQQQARV is encoded by the coding sequence ATGCACAGACGCCATTTGCTTAACCTGATGTTGGCCAGCGCCGCCTTGGCTTTTCCTTTCAGCGTCAGCGCCACACAAATTCGAAATGCACGCCTCTGGCGCTCAGATGACAAGCTTCGATTGGTCTTCGATTTGAGTGGGCCGGTGAGCTACAAGACGTTCATGCTGAGTGCGCCGGATCGTCTGATCATTGACTTGAGTGGTGCCAGCTTGAGTGGAGATTTCAGTCAACTGGCGCTCAGCGAAACGGTTATTCGCAGCATCCGCTCAGGACATTTTGGCAAGGGCGATACCCGAATCGTTCTGGATTTGAGTGGCCCGGTTCGGCTCAATACCTTCCTGCTGGCGCCTCAGGATGGGCAGGGGCATCGACTTGTTCTGGATCTTTTGAACGATTCAAAAGTGGCAACGCCTAGCGTTCCACGTGAAACACCCGGGAAAACCAATCATCCGAAACGAGACATTATTGTCGTGGTCGACCCTGGTCACGGCGGCAAAGATCCTGGCGCAGTGGGTGCAAAAGGCGAGCGTGAGAAAGACGTTGTGCTCTCGATTTCACAGCTGCTCGCACGTCGCTTGAGGCGGGAAAAGGGCTTCGATGTGAAGCTCGTGCGCAACGACGATTTCTTCGTGCCGCTGCGCAAGCGCGTTGATATTGCCCGTCAACACAAGGCTGATATGTTCATTTCGGTGCACGCGGATGCCGCTCCACGTCTGACCGCTTCGGGCGCCTCGGTGTATTGCCTGTCTGAAGGTGGCGCGACGTCGGCCACCGCGCGTTTCATGGCTCAGCGGGAAAATGGCGCGGATCTGCTCGGTGCAACCAGCCTGCTGAATCTGAAGGATAAGGATCCGATGCTCGCCGGGGTCATCCTCGACATGTCGATGAACGCCACCATCGCCGCCAGTTTGCAGTTAGGCAGCACGGTGCTGGGGAGTCTGGCGGGCATCACCACGCTGCATCAAAAGCGTGTGGAACAAGCAGGATTTGCGGTGCTGAAGTCACCCGATGTGCCGTCGATTCTGGTGGAAACCGGGTTCATTTCCAACGCGCGGGACAGTCAGCGGCTGGTCACGGCACGCCATCAGCAAGCGGTTGCTGACGGATTGTTTGAAGGGTTGCAGCGTTATTTCCAGAAAAACCCACCGGCCGACAGCTATATCGCCTGGCAGCAGGAGCAGCAACAAGCGCGTGTCTAG
- the pdxY gene encoding pyridoxal kinase PdxY, translating into MKRTPHLLAIQSHVVFGHAGNSAAVFPMQRVGVNVWPLNTVQFSNHTQYGQWAGEVLAPQRIPELVEGIAAIGELGNCDAVLSGYLGSAAQGRAILSGVARIKSVNPKALYLCDPVMGHPEKGCSVPAEVSDFLLDEAAAVADFMCPNQLELDSFSGRKPQSLFDCLAMARALLARGPKAVLVKHLDYPGKPADGFEMLLVTVEGSWHLRRPLLAFPRQPVGVGDLTSGLFLARVLLGDSLVAAFEFTAAAVHEVLLETQACASYELQLVRAQDRIAHPRVKFEATPISL; encoded by the coding sequence ATGAAACGTACGCCTCATCTGCTCGCCATCCAGTCCCATGTGGTGTTCGGCCACGCCGGCAACAGCGCTGCGGTTTTTCCGATGCAGCGGGTCGGGGTCAATGTCTGGCCGCTCAACACCGTGCAGTTCTCCAACCACACTCAATACGGCCAGTGGGCCGGGGAAGTGCTGGCACCGCAGCGGATCCCGGAACTGGTTGAAGGCATCGCCGCCATCGGTGAGTTGGGCAATTGCGACGCAGTACTGTCCGGTTATCTCGGCAGTGCGGCGCAGGGCCGGGCGATTCTCAGTGGCGTGGCGCGGATCAAATCGGTCAATCCCAAGGCGTTGTACCTGTGCGACCCGGTGATGGGCCATCCGGAGAAGGGTTGCAGCGTACCGGCTGAAGTCAGTGACTTCCTGCTCGACGAAGCCGCAGCGGTGGCGGACTTCATGTGCCCGAACCAGCTGGAGCTGGACAGTTTCTCCGGGCGCAAGCCGCAGTCGTTGTTCGATTGCCTGGCGATGGCAAGGGCGCTGCTGGCGCGAGGGCCGAAAGCGGTGCTGGTCAAACATCTGGATTACCCGGGGAAACCGGCGGATGGCTTTGAAATGCTGCTGGTGACGGTCGAGGGCAGTTGGCACCTGCGGCGCCCGCTGCTGGCGTTTCCGCGTCAGCCGGTCGGTGTAGGCGATCTGACGTCCGGTCTGTTTTTGGCGCGGGTGCTGCTCGGCGACAGTCTGGTGGCGGCGTTTGAATTCACCGCGGCAGCCGTGCATGAAGTTCTGCTGGAAACCCAGGCCTGCGCCAGCTATGAGTTGCAACTGGTGCGGGCGCAAGACCGGATTGCGCATCCTCGGGTGAAATTCGAGGCCACGCCGATCAGTCTGTAA
- a CDS encoding GTP-binding protein, translated as MLQNIPTHVIAGPLGAGKTSLIRQLMAQRPAGERWAVLINEFGQIGLDAALLTRDADGIALGEVAGGCLCCVNGAPFQIGLGRLLRKAQPDRLFIEPSGLGHPAQLLQQLSEVPWQGVLAVQPCVLVLDALALAAGKTLPPAQREAIPNAGLLVLNKAENLDEPMREQIARQLPSVRLIWTQQASLPLSELPGVAAKAQEGVDKLIVPKGLAQMPAVWNDPALPICLSQVQESGWSIGWRWHPSQAFDVIRITQWLEFLQWRRAKLVIHSQDGWQSANALDNAKLDWQPSEWRKDSRIELIFDQPQAIDKLQAGLAGCRIHVT; from the coding sequence ATGTTGCAGAACATTCCCACCCACGTCATCGCAGGCCCCTTGGGCGCCGGCAAGACCAGCCTGATCCGCCAGCTCATGGCGCAGCGACCGGCCGGTGAGCGCTGGGCGGTACTGATCAACGAGTTCGGCCAGATCGGCCTCGACGCTGCGCTGTTGACCCGGGACGCCGATGGTATCGCACTGGGCGAAGTGGCCGGGGGGTGTTTGTGTTGCGTGAACGGTGCGCCGTTTCAGATCGGGTTGGGACGATTGCTGCGCAAGGCTCAGCCGGATCGCCTGTTCATTGAACCCTCCGGTCTGGGGCATCCGGCGCAGTTGCTGCAACAACTGAGCGAGGTGCCATGGCAAGGCGTTCTCGCCGTTCAGCCCTGCGTTCTGGTGCTGGACGCCCTGGCACTGGCGGCGGGCAAGACACTACCGCCGGCTCAACGGGAGGCGATCCCGAATGCCGGCCTGCTGGTGTTGAACAAAGCGGAAAACCTCGATGAACCCATGCGGGAGCAGATCGCCCGTCAGTTGCCGTCCGTCAGGCTGATCTGGACGCAACAGGCGTCATTGCCCCTGAGCGAGTTGCCGGGTGTGGCGGCAAAAGCGCAAGAGGGTGTGGATAAGTTGATCGTGCCCAAGGGGCTGGCGCAGATGCCGGCCGTCTGGAACGATCCGGCTTTGCCGATTTGCCTGAGTCAGGTGCAAGAGAGCGGCTGGAGCATCGGCTGGCGCTGGCACCCAAGCCAGGCATTTGATGTGATTCGCATCACTCAGTGGCTGGAATTCCTGCAATGGCGCCGGGCGAAGCTGGTTATCCACAGCCAGGATGGCTGGCAATCAGCCAATGCCCTGGATAACGCCAAACTGGACTGGCAGCCCAGCGAGTGGCGCAAGGATTCACGGATCGAACTGATTTTCGACCAGCCGCAGGCGATCGATAAGTTGCAGGCGGGATTGGCCGGCTGTCGGATTCACGTTACCTAG
- a CDS encoding SMI1/KNR4 family protein: MEEIIEQLREANEPVPVPLELPDEDQLVEVEEELFINIPFVFKEFLLTVSDVVYGSLEPVTVTDPQSHTYLPDVAANAWDAGVPRDLIPICQDGDNYYCVEEDGTVVLWSGEEELITEESWESVWHWARDVWLES; this comes from the coding sequence GTGGAAGAAATCATCGAACAACTGCGCGAAGCCAACGAACCCGTACCGGTTCCCCTGGAGTTGCCTGACGAAGACCAACTGGTGGAAGTCGAAGAAGAACTCTTCATCAACATCCCGTTTGTCTTCAAAGAGTTTCTGCTGACCGTCAGTGACGTTGTTTACGGCAGCCTGGAGCCGGTGACCGTCACCGACCCGCAGTCTCACACCTATCTGCCGGATGTGGCGGCCAACGCCTGGGATGCCGGCGTGCCGCGCGACCTGATCCCGATCTGCCAGGACGGCGACAATTACTACTGCGTCGAAGAAGACGGCACCGTGGTGCTGTGGTCCGGCGAAGAAGAGCTGATCACCGAAGAGTCCTGGGAATCGGTCTGGCACTGGGCGCGGGACGTCTGGCTGGAAAGCTGA
- a CDS encoding acyl-CoA thioesterase: MEPGNAQLSMTVLMTPDMANFSGNVHGGTLLKYLDEVAYACASRYAGRYVVTLSVDQVIFREPIHVGELVTFLASVNYTGNTSMEVGIKVVTENIRERSVRHTNSCFFTMVAVDDQRKPAAVPPLQPQNSEDKRRYMQAQQRRQIRQELEKRYQEIKGDA, translated from the coding sequence ATGGAACCCGGAAACGCCCAACTGTCGATGACGGTACTGATGACCCCCGACATGGCCAACTTCTCTGGCAATGTCCACGGCGGCACCCTGCTCAAATACCTCGACGAAGTGGCCTACGCCTGCGCGAGTCGCTACGCCGGCCGCTACGTGGTGACCCTGTCGGTGGATCAGGTGATTTTCCGCGAGCCGATCCATGTCGGCGAACTGGTGACCTTCCTGGCGTCGGTCAACTACACCGGCAACACCTCGATGGAAGTCGGCATCAAAGTGGTGACCGAGAACATCCGCGAGCGCTCGGTGCGCCACACCAACAGCTGCTTCTTCACCATGGTTGCGGTGGACGATCAGCGTAAACCGGCCGCCGTGCCACCGCTGCAACCGCAGAACAGCGAAGACAAACGCCGCTACATGCAGGCCCAGCAGCGCCGGCAGATTCGCCAGGAGCTGGAAAAGCGCTATCAGGAAATCAAGGGCGACGCCTGA
- a CDS encoding DUF1826 domain-containing protein has protein sequence MLALKPLQSRTRQQVLGPTPQALASILEDEINLAVWQRQLPLHVADFAKLLLSLDEPYAEALSLELHDEDTEPDLTGLASGFRDLEGYEGFISDLKWLVSAFACLLGARRIGLRLRVLDKAMCPRFHVDHVPVRLITTYAGVGSEWLKEGEMDRQQLGKPLAEPQEKSQIQQLVSGEVALLKGEKWHGNEGFGLIHRSPQPASGERRLMLTLDWLG, from the coding sequence ATGCTTGCCCTCAAACCGCTGCAAAGCAGAACGCGTCAGCAAGTCCTCGGCCCGACCCCGCAAGCGCTGGCGAGCATTCTGGAAGATGAAATCAACCTAGCTGTCTGGCAGCGGCAGCTTCCGCTGCATGTCGCCGATTTTGCGAAGTTATTGCTGTCGCTGGATGAGCCCTACGCCGAAGCGCTGAGTCTCGAATTACACGACGAAGACACCGAGCCAGACCTGACCGGCCTGGCCAGCGGATTCCGCGATCTGGAAGGCTACGAAGGCTTTATCTCCGACCTGAAATGGCTGGTCAGCGCCTTCGCCTGCCTGCTCGGTGCACGGAGGATCGGCCTACGCTTGCGTGTGCTGGACAAGGCGATGTGCCCGCGTTTTCACGTCGATCATGTGCCTGTCCGGCTGATCACCACCTACGCCGGCGTTGGCAGCGAGTGGCTGAAGGAAGGGGAAATGGATCGCCAGCAACTGGGAAAACCACTCGCCGAACCGCAGGAAAAGTCGCAGATTCAGCAATTGGTCAGCGGCGAAGTGGCGCTGCTCAAAGGGGAGAAGTGGCACGGCAACGAAGGTTTCGGCCTGATCCATCGTTCTCCGCAACCGGCTTCGGGTGAACGGCGTCTGATGCTGACCCTCGACTGGCTGGGCTGA
- the folE2 gene encoding GTP cyclohydrolase FolE2 gives MNALTLPDIAAQVARQALPLDWVGMRGIALPVFIEGQRMAAKADAGVSLDDGEARGIHMSRLYLALEILEQQNLTPALLHQVLQRFLDSHDGLANSAYLNIHTDLLLRRPALVSPLAGWKTYPVTIAATLKNTVFHVELKIEVAYSSTCPCSAALARQLIQQQFVDDFANKPLQHAEVLAWLGSTQGIVATPHSQRSTAQLHLHLDEFVDGLPLTSTINDAEAALGTAVQTAVKRADEQAFALANGQNLMFCEDAARRLNLALRRSPGIREFHLRVIHAESLHAHDAVAESHWRRETA, from the coding sequence ATGAATGCGCTGACGCTGCCGGATATCGCCGCGCAAGTTGCCCGCCAAGCTTTGCCGCTTGATTGGGTGGGGATGCGTGGAATAGCTCTACCTGTCTTTATCGAGGGCCAACGCATGGCAGCAAAAGCCGACGCCGGTGTCAGCCTGGATGACGGCGAAGCCCGTGGCATTCACATGTCACGGTTGTATCTGGCGCTGGAAATACTGGAACAACAAAACCTCACTCCCGCACTTCTGCACCAGGTTTTGCAGCGTTTTCTCGATAGCCATGATGGCCTGGCCAACAGCGCCTATTTGAATATCCATACGGATTTGCTGCTCAGAAGGCCCGCACTGGTCAGCCCGTTGGCGGGATGGAAAACCTACCCGGTGACCATTGCGGCCACTCTGAAAAACACAGTGTTCCACGTGGAACTGAAAATCGAAGTGGCCTACTCATCGACTTGCCCCTGTTCTGCCGCTCTGGCGAGGCAGTTGATCCAACAGCAATTCGTCGATGATTTCGCCAACAAGCCGTTGCAGCATGCTGAGGTTCTGGCCTGGCTGGGTTCGACTCAAGGGATCGTCGCAACACCTCACAGCCAACGCAGCACCGCGCAACTGCATCTGCACCTGGATGAATTCGTCGATGGTTTGCCGCTGACCTCGACCATCAACGACGCCGAAGCCGCACTCGGCACCGCTGTGCAAACCGCCGTAAAACGCGCCGACGAACAAGCCTTCGCCCTTGCCAATGGTCAGAACCTGATGTTCTGCGAAGACGCCGCTCGCCGCCTGAATCTGGCGCTGCGTCGCTCACCCGGCATCCGCGAATTCCACCTGCGCGTGATCCATGCCGAAAGCCTTCACGCCCACGATGCGGTCGCAGAAAGTCACTGGCGCCGGGAGACCGCATGA